A single genomic interval of Salinarchaeum sp. IM2453 harbors:
- a CDS encoding 30S ribosomal protein S6e, translating into MATFQVVVSDPNSGRTAQLEVDGQDANRFVGRELGDEVEGRAVGLDGATLELTGGSDDAGRPLREDVAGPNLEEVLLTGGVGYNPTRDGERKRVTVRGREISDAVAQINVKVTDAENADLDAFFGDEEGEE; encoded by the coding sequence ATGGCAACCTTTCAGGTCGTAGTATCAGACCCTAACTCAGGACGCACAGCACAGCTTGAAGTTGATGGACAAGATGCCAATCGATTCGTTGGCCGTGAACTTGGCGACGAAGTCGAGGGACGCGCTGTCGGTTTAGACGGGGCTACCCTCGAGCTGACAGGTGGATCAGACGATGCTGGCCGGCCACTTCGTGAGGATGTTGCTGGTCCAAATCTCGAAGAAGTTCTGTTGACAGGCGGCGTAGGGTATAATCCGACACGAGATGGTGAGCGAAAACGTGTAACAGTTCGAGGACGAGAGATTAGCGATGCTGTTGCACAAATAAACGTCAAGGTCACTGACGCAGAGAACGCTGATCTGGATGCATTCTTCGGCGACGAAGAAGGCGAAGAATAA
- a CDS encoding MBL fold metallo-hydrolase encodes MKITFLGGAREVGRSAILVNNRLLLDYGIKNDTPLSYPVDQVSPDAVVVSHGHLDHAGAVPALCSGDNRPSIHLTPPTGRLTTELAQDTLKLHGGTYNCPFTEVDVKRVTQLLTRHSYGETFTAADHQITFYDAGHIPGSAHILVDDGDTRLFYTGDFAVESQCLVDGSTARPDADVVISESTYADTTRKSRTTIESEFIEFVQQRLWAGGTVVVPAFAIGRTQEVISLLADANIGCYLDGMGQRISRLFCDYPDFLDTSSLRAATRHARFVNGQDGQRARIANQNTVIVTTAGMLQGGPAMTYIPEIASNPANAIALTGYQVEGSPGRELLESGRLPMERQTIPVSARVRQFDLSAHADRNDLLSFLQPYSEKKILLNHGDRATDFASGLQSDGFDAVAPETGETVFIEP; translated from the coding sequence ATGAAAATCACATTCCTTGGTGGGGCTCGAGAGGTCGGTAGAAGTGCAATCCTTGTTAATAACCGGTTATTACTTGACTATGGAATTAAAAACGATACTCCTCTTTCATATCCTGTTGATCAAGTTTCACCAGACGCTGTTGTCGTCTCACACGGCCACCTTGATCATGCAGGCGCTGTCCCAGCTCTCTGCTCAGGAGACAACCGTCCTTCGATACACCTTACACCACCTACAGGGAGGCTAACAACTGAACTAGCTCAGGATACATTGAAACTTCACGGTGGAACGTATAACTGTCCGTTTACTGAGGTTGATGTGAAGCGAGTAACACAGCTTCTAACCCGACATTCTTACGGTGAGACCTTCACTGCAGCGGACCATCAGATCACATTTTACGACGCTGGGCATATCCCTGGTAGTGCCCACATTCTTGTCGATGATGGAGATACACGCCTGTTCTATACCGGTGATTTTGCTGTTGAATCCCAGTGTTTAGTTGACGGATCCACAGCTCGTCCCGACGCTGATGTCGTTATCTCTGAGTCAACATACGCTGATACAACACGAAAATCACGCACAACAATTGAATCTGAATTTATTGAGTTTGTACAACAACGACTCTGGGCTGGTGGCACGGTTGTTGTTCCTGCTTTTGCTATCGGTCGAACTCAAGAAGTCATCTCATTGCTTGCTGATGCTAATATCGGTTGTTATCTTGATGGCATGGGACAGCGAATTTCGCGCCTTTTCTGCGATTATCCAGACTTTCTTGATACCTCGTCACTACGAGCAGCAACTCGTCATGCACGTTTTGTTAATGGACAAGATGGACAGCGAGCTCGAATTGCAAATCAGAACACGGTTATTGTCACAACTGCCGGAATGCTACAGGGCGGACCGGCAATGACGTATATCCCCGAGATCGCCTCTAACCCAGCTAATGCTATCGCGCTTACTGGTTATCAGGTTGAAGGCTCTCCCGGTCGAGAGTTGCTTGAATCCGGACGCCTTCCAATGGAAAGACAGACCATTCCTGTGTCTGCTCGTGTCCGTCAGTTTGACTTATCTGCTCATGCAGACCGCAATGATTTGCTTTCGTTTTTACAGCCTTACTCTGAGAAGAAAATCTTGCTCAACCACGGGGACAGGGCAACAGATTTTGCAAGTGGCTTGCAGTCTGATGGGTTTGATGCTGTTGCGCCAGAAACTGGTGAGACGGTATTTATTGAGCCTTGA
- a CDS encoding glutamate-cysteine ligase family protein, whose protein sequence is MSIETLPRSIEVEYWVIDDSGHLTTPGSLVDAADTVEREFVKPLLEIKTPPCDTMGELRDALLTRLEAVLTQAEREGKHLVPLGTPLTDTEIKALDSERTKIQKQAVGNKFDYVCHCAGTHIHVEQIPGHEADQINLLTALDPALALLNSSPGYRHDLGVPGTRSKLYRWLAYDEIKQQGRLWPYISSTTEWDQRLEEGYEHFRSAALQAGVERGVVSEHFNPDTAVWVPVKLRSEFPTVEWRSPDTALPSDVLQIASTISDLMERLPLVDVEIGGDSGGVSDGTISLPTFDVVQEYTRDAIQQGLESDPLQAYLYQMGFEPRRYDPIAHDISIQQGISSTQAEQIRKKYAKKLKKDVQRIQSRNIA, encoded by the coding sequence ATGAGTATTGAAACGCTTCCACGAAGCATTGAAGTCGAATATTGGGTCATAGACGATTCGGGACATTTGACCACTCCAGGCAGTCTTGTTGATGCGGCAGATACAGTTGAGCGAGAGTTTGTAAAGCCCCTGCTTGAGATCAAAACGCCGCCATGCGATACAATGGGAGAACTTCGTGATGCATTGCTCACTCGTTTGGAAGCAGTATTGACACAGGCAGAGAGGGAAGGCAAACACCTAGTGCCACTAGGCACGCCGCTGACTGATACCGAAATCAAGGCACTTGATAGTGAACGAACAAAGATCCAAAAACAGGCAGTTGGAAACAAATTTGATTATGTTTGCCATTGTGCTGGGACGCATATCCATGTAGAGCAAATTCCAGGTCACGAGGCAGATCAGATTAACCTACTGACAGCACTTGATCCAGCACTTGCATTACTCAACTCATCACCGGGATACCGACATGATCTGGGCGTCCCTGGTACTAGATCTAAACTGTATCGCTGGTTAGCGTATGATGAGATCAAGCAGCAAGGGCGCCTCTGGCCATATATAAGTAGTACCACCGAGTGGGACCAGCGTTTAGAAGAGGGGTATGAACACTTTCGGTCAGCAGCACTGCAAGCCGGAGTCGAAAGAGGAGTAGTATCAGAACACTTTAATCCAGACACTGCTGTGTGGGTGCCTGTAAAATTACGGTCAGAATTTCCAACAGTGGAATGGCGGTCACCAGATACTGCTTTACCGAGTGATGTCTTACAGATAGCGAGTACAATCAGTGATCTGATGGAGCGCCTTCCGCTTGTAGACGTAGAGATTGGAGGGGATAGTGGCGGAGTATCAGACGGGACAATCTCGCTACCGACGTTCGATGTCGTACAGGAATACACGCGGGATGCGATACAACAGGGATTAGAATCAGACCCGCTCCAAGCATATCTGTATCAGATGGGATTCGAACCAAGAAGGTACGACCCAATTGCACATGACATATCGATCCAGCAGGGGATATCTTCGACACAAGCTGAGCAAATAAGAAAAAAGTATGCCAAGAAACTCAAAAAAGATGTACAGCGTATCCAATCAAGAAACATAGCATGA
- a CDS encoding class I SAM-dependent methyltransferase: MQEFSASYLQETRRGMWDDSREALGPLGLSSRSCILDVGCGTGELTQVLAEESKAKIVGLDADTELLQHARAFTTTLIAGDGTQLPFPDNTFDLVVCQALLINLPNPKKAITEFARVSNDTVAVIEPNNRAVMIDSTVDEEVKLANRTRTAFLSGLSVDGTVTVSSLQNLLGSGGLTDIQVSQYKHTRSVSPPYSEHDLTTAKTQATGRILTADEQTLLTGNLSRNEYDLLRDEWRRVGRKIVKQMQTGNYRRTETVPFYVAVGNVE, translated from the coding sequence GTGCAGGAGTTTTCGGCTTCCTACTTACAGGAGACACGCCGGGGTATGTGGGATGACTCCCGAGAAGCACTCGGGCCGCTAGGCCTCTCTTCGCGCTCGTGCATACTTGACGTCGGTTGTGGAACCGGTGAATTAACACAGGTTCTCGCTGAAGAATCAAAAGCGAAGATTGTCGGACTTGACGCTGACACAGAACTCCTTCAACACGCTCGAGCGTTCACAACAACTCTAATTGCTGGAGATGGTACCCAACTGCCATTTCCCGATAATACGTTTGATTTAGTCGTCTGTCAAGCGTTACTGATCAATTTACCCAATCCAAAAAAAGCTATTACTGAGTTTGCACGTGTGTCAAATGATACTGTCGCAGTTATCGAACCGAACAATCGCGCCGTCATGATTGACTCCACCGTAGACGAGGAGGTCAAACTTGCAAATCGAACCAGAACTGCATTTCTTTCTGGCCTTTCGGTCGATGGGACCGTTACCGTGAGTTCTCTTCAAAATCTTTTGGGTTCTGGTGGCCTTACTGATATTCAGGTCTCGCAGTATAAACATACTCGTAGCGTTTCGCCCCCATATTCAGAACATGATCTGACGACTGCCAAAACACAGGCAACCGGTCGTATCCTTACAGCAGATGAACAAACGTTACTTACTGGAAATCTGTCTCGTAATGAATATGATCTGTTGCGCGATGAATGGCGTCGCGTTGGTCGTAAAATTGTCAAGCAAATGCAGACAGGTAACTACAGACGGACGGAAACAGTCCCGTTTTACGTTGCTGTTGGCAACGTCGAGTAA
- the flaJ gene encoding archaellar assembly protein FlaJ, with the protein MATTTSQDDSKGTLALSVASVADAYRTMEIPVRRYFLLYVLPSLVFFIGTIGAAIVAPLPLLARIPIPALGLLAVFSVLVYPKLLENKRKAEMGDRMHLFVTHLTILSTTNIDRVSVFRALSQEKEYKALADEMKKIVQLVDAWNQSLDDACRRRAKEVPDEDLAAFLERMAYSLNAGQELNDFLMSEQDALIRNYVTHYKSSLENLEVMKDLYLSMILSMTFALVFATVLPILTGTDPVFVILSVLILFLLVQVGFLYTVRVITPNDPLWYTNDSKKPFERKLVAAVIAGVLGSILTIAFGIVSALEVTPIGEAVPQIHTEIPVPFYIAIPATPLLIPALIVRREEKRIRERDDEFSTFIRALGSTESVKQSTTDNVLETLRTRDFGALNENIDSLYRRLKMRIDSGKAWKHFILESRSYLIQKFSEMYAVGREKGGDPKVLGELISQNMGEVLQLREERKQSTVTFIGLLYGVSAAAAFAFFIGVEVVEVLATFSANLELQDLEVGQFIYPGVYDIPLIRYIILVIIVINATLSSLMIRTVDDGHKVNTFLHFVLLLWIGATVGWFTSEMVEIFLSVG; encoded by the coding sequence ATGGCAACAACGACATCACAAGACGATTCAAAAGGAACACTCGCACTAAGCGTAGCTTCAGTTGCTGATGCGTATCGGACCATGGAGATACCAGTTCGACGGTATTTCCTCTTGTATGTATTGCCATCACTGGTATTCTTTATCGGAACGATTGGTGCGGCCATTGTTGCCCCACTTCCACTGCTAGCTCGTATCCCAATTCCAGCACTTGGACTACTGGCAGTATTCAGTGTCTTAGTCTATCCGAAATTGCTTGAGAACAAGCGGAAAGCAGAGATGGGAGATCGAATGCATTTGTTTGTGACTCACCTGACGATATTATCAACGACAAATATCGATCGTGTATCTGTTTTTCGAGCATTGAGCCAAGAAAAAGAATACAAGGCACTTGCAGACGAAATGAAGAAGATCGTCCAGTTGGTCGACGCCTGGAATCAGAGTTTAGATGACGCCTGCCGCCGCCGTGCCAAAGAGGTGCCAGATGAGGATCTGGCAGCATTTCTTGAGCGAATGGCTTACTCGTTAAATGCTGGACAGGAGCTAAATGACTTCTTAATGTCTGAACAGGATGCCCTAATCCGTAACTATGTAACTCACTACAAGAGCAGTCTTGAAAACCTGGAGGTGATGAAAGACCTCTACCTGTCGATGATTCTTTCGATGACGTTTGCACTGGTGTTTGCGACGGTTTTGCCGATTTTGACTGGCACGGACCCAGTTTTTGTCATTCTTAGTGTCTTGATTCTCTTCTTGCTAGTACAGGTTGGGTTTCTGTATACGGTGCGAGTAATAACACCAAACGATCCGCTCTGGTACACAAATGACAGTAAAAAACCATTTGAGCGAAAACTGGTTGCCGCAGTAATTGCTGGGGTGCTCGGAAGCATACTCACGATTGCGTTTGGAATTGTATCTGCACTTGAGGTTACGCCAATTGGCGAAGCAGTTCCACAGATACACACCGAGATTCCGGTTCCATTCTACATTGCTATTCCAGCGACGCCGCTGCTGATTCCAGCATTAATCGTTCGCCGGGAAGAGAAACGGATCCGAGAGCGAGATGACGAGTTCTCGACATTTATTCGAGCGCTTGGATCAACCGAGAGTGTCAAGCAGTCAACAACAGACAATGTGCTTGAAACACTACGTACGCGAGACTTTGGAGCACTTAATGAGAACATTGATTCACTGTATCGACGGTTAAAGATGCGAATTGATAGCGGCAAAGCGTGGAAGCACTTCATTCTGGAGTCACGCTCATATCTAATACAAAAATTCAGCGAGATGTATGCCGTAGGACGAGAGAAAGGTGGTGATCCAAAGGTGCTTGGTGAGCTGATTAGTCAGAATATGGGCGAGGTGCTACAACTTCGAGAGGAACGAAAACAGTCAACGGTCACGTTTATTGGGTTATTATATGGGGTAAGTGCGGCAGCAGCATTTGCGTTTTTCATTGGCGTTGAAGTTGTTGAGGTGCTTGCAACATTCTCAGCAAATCTTGAGCTACAAGATCTTGAAGTGGGGCAATTCATCTACCCTGGGGTGTACGATATTCCGCTTATTCGGTATATCATTCTGGTAATCATTGTGATCAATGCAACACTCTCATCTTTGATGATCCGGACAGTGGATGATGGACACAAAGTAAATACATTTCTGCACTTTGTGCTGCTCCTTTGGATTGGGGCGACAGTTGGATGGTTTACTAGCGAGATGGTTGAGATATTCCTGTCAGTCGGATAG
- a CDS encoding type II/IV secretion system ATPase subunit has protein sequence MTEHGTRSISPELKREAARRPHLAQHLKQFRRITGEFPKYVEEPESDHEVDHPNILYSVDGPIFSHIHGDVGRDTQYYAIEPTLNSEGKTLYDKIRDRLLDLSANKPAPSTNDEYDERIKELLEETVQVKSNGDGRSLNRLLDALGIGRTTVEEQTYENLRYQLTRDIAGYGPLEPVMRDPSNEDIHVVGPQQCYVDHDTFGLLETTVEWESEERYDNWLRNMGERIGDPLSDSDPIVDSTLPDGSRINIIYSDDVSVQGSSLTIRQGDEVPLSVLQITKWGTLSPELAAYLWLALENEQTIFVVGETASGKTTTLNAIMSFIPRDSKIYTAEDTLEVLPPHDNWQQLKTREGSGDDSADVDMFDLVEAALRSRPEYIIVGEVRGEEGRMAFQAAQTGHPVMLTFHASDIVSMIQRFTGDPINVPETFMDNADIALFQNRVKQGDDVLRRVTSVQEIEGYSEEMDGVVTRQSFYWDPARDEIIFQGRNNSYVLEEQIATLLGYEDTREIYDELDFRAEVIERMVEENILGYHEVNEAIETFQRDGIEGLPFGIAREY, from the coding sequence ATGACAGAACACGGAACTCGAAGTATTTCGCCGGAACTTAAACGAGAAGCGGCACGTCGACCACATCTCGCTCAACATCTCAAGCAGTTCCGACGAATTACTGGTGAGTTTCCGAAGTATGTTGAGGAGCCTGAATCAGATCACGAAGTAGACCATCCAAATATCTTATATTCCGTTGATGGTCCGATATTCTCTCATATTCACGGAGACGTTGGACGTGATACACAGTACTATGCGATTGAGCCAACGTTAAATAGTGAAGGTAAAACGCTGTATGATAAAATCAGAGATCGATTGCTTGATTTATCGGCGAATAAGCCAGCACCATCGACGAATGATGAGTATGATGAGCGAATCAAAGAGCTATTAGAGGAAACAGTCCAGGTCAAGAGCAACGGTGATGGGCGGAGTCTGAATAGGCTGTTAGATGCACTTGGGATCGGTCGAACCACCGTTGAAGAGCAGACGTATGAGAATCTTCGGTATCAGTTAACACGTGATATTGCTGGATATGGTCCGCTTGAGCCCGTTATGCGAGACCCATCAAATGAAGATATTCATGTTGTTGGACCACAGCAGTGCTACGTTGACCATGATACATTTGGGCTGCTTGAGACGACCGTTGAGTGGGAAAGCGAAGAGAGATATGATAACTGGCTACGAAATATGGGTGAACGGATTGGAGATCCATTGAGCGATTCAGATCCAATTGTTGACTCAACATTGCCGGATGGTTCACGTATCAACATTATCTACAGTGATGATGTCTCCGTACAGGGATCAAGTCTGACAATCCGACAAGGTGATGAAGTTCCACTTTCTGTCTTGCAGATTACAAAGTGGGGAACTCTCTCCCCAGAGTTAGCAGCATACCTGTGGCTGGCATTAGAGAACGAACAGACAATCTTCGTTGTGGGAGAAACAGCGTCAGGAAAGACAACAACGCTGAATGCGATTATGTCGTTTATTCCTCGCGACTCAAAGATATACACAGCTGAGGATACACTCGAAGTGTTACCGCCTCATGATAATTGGCAGCAGCTCAAAACTCGTGAGGGAAGCGGCGATGACAGTGCTGACGTAGATATGTTCGATCTGGTTGAAGCAGCACTTAGATCGCGGCCAGAATACATTATTGTTGGGGAAGTGCGAGGAGAAGAAGGACGTATGGCGTTCCAGGCTGCACAAACCGGACACCCAGTAATGTTGACATTCCACGCCAGTGATATTGTATCGATGATTCAGCGGTTTACTGGTGATCCAATTAATGTACCAGAGACATTCATGGATAACGCGGATATCGCGCTCTTCCAGAACCGAGTGAAGCAGGGAGACGACGTTCTACGACGGGTCACGTCTGTACAGGAAATCGAAGGATATTCCGAAGAGATGGATGGTGTCGTAACTCGTCAGTCATTCTACTGGGACCCAGCTCGTGATGAGATCATCTTCCAAGGACGAAACAATTCATATGTTCTTGAAGAACAGATTGCAACGTTATTAGGTTACGAAGACACGCGCGAAATATACGATGAATTAGACTTCAGAGCAGAAGTCATCGAACGGATGGTCGAAGAGAATATTCTTGGATACCATGAGGTGAACGAAGCAATTGAAACCTTCCAGCGAGATGGAATCGAGGGGCTACCATTCGGAATTGCTCGTGAATACTAA
- a CDS encoding ATPase domain-containing protein yields MSSTTGRELISLGLDNRDRLNSELGGGIPRGSIVLIEGEYGAGKSALTQRFSYGMCEEGNTVTLLSTELTTRGFVDQMHSLDYNMEGHLLDENILFLHGDIDTSDTLRGSDDESERMQLFKRLMEAEAMWEADVVMIDTFDAVLRNDPNFEELVREGEERQAALEIIDFFRDIIAKGKIVILTVDPTTVDDDVMGPFRSIADVYFQLQMIEVGNEVRRNISVKRFTGMGEQVGDTVGYSVRSGVGIVIENRSVA; encoded by the coding sequence ATGAGTTCAACAACAGGAAGAGAATTGATTTCGCTTGGGCTTGATAATAGAGATCGGCTTAATTCAGAGCTCGGTGGAGGGATTCCACGAGGAAGTATTGTTTTAATCGAAGGAGAATATGGTGCTGGGAAAAGTGCACTTACCCAGCGATTTTCGTATGGAATGTGTGAAGAGGGAAATACAGTAACATTGCTTTCAACAGAGTTGACAACGCGTGGGTTTGTGGACCAAATGCACTCGCTCGATTACAACATGGAGGGACATCTTCTGGATGAAAATATTCTTTTCCTCCATGGAGATATTGACACATCAGATACACTCCGGGGCAGTGATGACGAGAGTGAGCGAATGCAGTTGTTTAAACGCTTGATGGAAGCTGAAGCGATGTGGGAAGCAGATGTGGTCATGATTGATACATTCGATGCGGTTCTTCGAAATGACCCAAACTTCGAAGAGCTCGTTCGGGAGGGCGAAGAACGGCAGGCAGCATTGGAAATTATTGACTTCTTCCGCGATATCATTGCAAAGGGTAAAATCGTGATCTTGACGGTTGACCCAACGACAGTTGATGATGATGTGATGGGTCCGTTTCGTTCAATCGCTGATGTTTATTTTCAGTTGCAGATGATCGAAGTTGGAAATGAGGTTCGACGTAATATCTCCGTCAAGCGATTTACCGGAATGGGCGAGCAAGTGGGAGACACCGTTGGCTATTCAGTTCGATCCGGTGTTGGGATTGTTATTGAAAATCGTAGTGTTGCATAA
- a CDS encoding flagellin, whose product MSGVSVSHAIMFIASMVVAAGVAGVLVAGVGQVGDSIADRSADTSEQIETDFEIISDPNAEEELYELNDDGDEVELLLKNIGSTELVADEQEISILVDGRLAENFDVEPTEGDEIIWETGSVAIITIDETIDDDLNLETGEDVSVHVTINGHEENIQFRVSE is encoded by the coding sequence ATGTCGGGAGTGTCTGTTTCGCATGCGATTATGTTTATTGCAAGTATGGTTGTTGCAGCGGGAGTTGCAGGAGTTCTCGTTGCGGGCGTTGGCCAAGTAGGGGATTCAATTGCTGATCGGAGCGCAGATACAAGTGAGCAGATTGAGACAGACTTTGAGATAATCAGTGATCCGAATGCTGAAGAGGAGTTATATGAATTAAACGATGACGGTGATGAGGTAGAGCTATTACTGAAAAACATCGGATCGACAGAATTGGTTGCTGATGAACAAGAGATATCTATACTGGTAGATGGACGGTTGGCAGAGAATTTCGATGTCGAACCAACAGAAGGTGACGAGATAATTTGGGAGACAGGATCAGTTGCTATCATAACAATTGATGAGACAATTGACGATGATCTTAATCTCGAGACAGGGGAAGATGTCTCAGTACATGTGACAATTAACGGCCATGAAGAAAATATCCAATTTCGGGTGAGTGAATAA
- a CDS encoding flagellin translates to MGFSVSGATAIIFLGLFIAFGSAFTVAANSYGMISDAEEERADRLLEQQSTEVEIEKVELDEDTVEVKNDGDIGLKLDETTVVVDEEVVDPTSTSVNGNEETNLWLPGETAVFTVDQDGDRVTIVTETGILDRTEVD, encoded by the coding sequence GTGGGATTTAGTGTTAGTGGAGCAACCGCGATTATATTTCTTGGACTGTTCATCGCATTTGGGTCAGCATTTACCGTTGCTGCAAACAGCTACGGAATGATCTCTGATGCAGAAGAGGAGCGAGCAGATCGATTACTTGAACAGCAGAGCACAGAGGTTGAGATTGAAAAGGTAGAACTCGATGAAGACACGGTAGAAGTAAAAAATGATGGAGATATTGGGCTAAAGCTTGATGAGACAACTGTCGTTGTTGATGAAGAGGTCGTTGATCCAACAAGCACAAGCGTAAACGGGAATGAAGAGACAAATCTCTGGCTTCCGGGAGAAACAGCCGTGTTTACAGTCGATCAGGATGGCGACCGGGTTACTATTGTAACCGAGACAGGAATTCTCGACAGAACGGAGGTGGATTAA
- the grpE gene encoding nucleotide exchange factor GrpE, with amino-acid sequence MLSFSPSIDKVREQASLSELATQLRQQGDKEEDNDGLEEGLIIGEYSIDESDEEMMEDSTERGKLQDIDETADLSPEEAVDRLVSIRNELWTAIKNNGSMTAEELDIRLQRLDLGLKRAGVEMIEPEVGEMVDDKTHMVHGIKSSKRPNGEILEIKQPGYKIGDVVGQPARVVISDDPSKEGSIPQQSTNILDTVEQRVDEENGYIGTTESKERDKDSQSVEVEDETHGAFEFKKLVLPKSKHGLPVYAGDSEPYLQQIDGGYAVERYVIEWLGWLTSNWGRAGTAATLTLYAKTGWISPAVRDQLHAYLDGLPEAVSGTEVKLQNQLSVTDHVRSLRYIRTIKETQSSEVSSSGI; translated from the coding sequence ATGTTATCATTCAGCCCCTCAATTGATAAGGTTCGTGAGCAAGCGTCACTGTCGGAGCTAGCCACGCAGCTGCGCCAGCAGGGCGACAAGGAAGAAGACAATGATGGCTTAGAAGAGGGGCTGATTATTGGTGAATACAGTATTGATGAGTCAGATGAGGAGATGATGGAGGATAGTACAGAGCGGGGGAAACTACAGGATATCGACGAGACAGCTGATCTGTCACCTGAAGAGGCAGTTGATCGGTTGGTTAGTATTCGAAATGAACTCTGGACAGCGATAAAAAACAATGGCTCAATGACCGCTGAAGAGCTTGACATACGCTTACAGCGGTTGGATCTTGGGCTTAAACGAGCAGGCGTTGAAATGATTGAGCCAGAAGTTGGAGAGATGGTTGATGATAAAACTCATATGGTTCATGGAATCAAATCAAGCAAGCGTCCTAACGGTGAGATTCTCGAAATAAAACAACCAGGATACAAGATCGGTGACGTTGTTGGACAGCCAGCTCGGGTGGTTATTAGTGATGATCCAAGCAAAGAAGGGTCAATACCACAGCAGTCGACCAATATACTTGACACGGTAGAACAGAGAGTGGATGAAGAAAACGGGTATATTGGAACAACTGAGTCAAAAGAAAGGGACAAAGACAGCCAGTCGGTAGAAGTTGAAGATGAGACGCACGGCGCGTTTGAGTTTAAAAAACTAGTTCTTCCCAAGAGCAAGCATGGGCTGCCTGTGTACGCTGGTGATAGTGAGCCATATCTTCAGCAAATTGACGGAGGGTATGCTGTGGAACGGTACGTTATTGAGTGGCTTGGTTGGTTAACAAGTAACTGGGGAAGAGCCGGAACAGCTGCCACATTAACGCTATATGCGAAAACCGGTTGGATTTCTCCCGCTGTTCGAGATCAATTACACGCGTATCTTGATGGCCTACCAGAGGCAGTATCTGGAACCGAAGTCAAGTTACAAAACCAATTATCGGTTACAGATCATGTACGCAGTCTCCGATATATTCGAACAATCAAAGAAACGCAATCCTCGGAGGTGAGTTCTAGTGGGATTTAG
- a CDS encoding helix-turn-helix domain-containing protein has product MEPGELLEVLGNKYNPEILQRTYEPKSAQELSEELDIPIATSYRRVEELVEMGLLEEEGKEFSEEGRQRTVYRRSVDGFSMKFKQGEVVLEVTERTEAKNKLVDVWSDLKRPETTEDRV; this is encoded by the coding sequence ATGGAGCCGGGCGAACTGCTGGAAGTACTCGGGAACAAATACAACCCAGAGATACTCCAGCGGACATATGAGCCCAAATCAGCTCAAGAATTAAGTGAAGAACTTGATATTCCTATTGCGACTAGCTATCGGCGAGTTGAGGAATTAGTAGAGATGGGCTTGCTTGAAGAAGAAGGCAAAGAATTCTCTGAAGAGGGACGGCAGCGAACGGTATATCGACGAAGTGTTGATGGGTTTTCAATGAAATTCAAGCAAGGCGAGGTTGTGCTTGAAGTTACAGAGCGGACAGAAGCAAAAAATAAACTAGTCGATGTTTGGAGCGATCTTAAACGTCCCGAGACAACGGAAGATAGAGTGTAA